In Delphinus delphis chromosome 11, mDelDel1.2, whole genome shotgun sequence, one genomic interval encodes:
- the ADSL gene encoding adenylosuccinate lyase isoform X1 encodes MAAAGDGGGREAACGHDSYRSPLASRYASPEMCFVFSDRYKFRTWRQLWLWLAEAEQTLGLPITDEQIQEMKSNLDNIDFKMAAEEEKQLRHDVMAHVHTFAHCCPKAAGIIHLGATSCYVGDNTDLIILRKAFDLLLPKLARVISRLADFAKERADLPTLGFTHFQPAQLTTVGKRCCLWIQDLCMDIQNLKRVRDDLRFRGVKGTTGTQASFLQLFEGDDQKVEQLDKMVTEKAGFKRAFIITGQTYTRKIDIEVLSVLAGLGASVHKICTDIRLLASLKELEEPFEKQQIGSSAMPYKRNPMRSERCCSLARHLMTLVMDPLQTASVQWFERTLDDSANRRMCLAEGFLTADTILNTLQNISEGLVVYPRVIERRIRQELPFMATENIIMAMVKAGGNRQDCHEKIRVLSHQAAAVVKQEGGDNDLIERIQADAYFSPIHSQLDHLLDPSSFTGRASQQVRRFLEEEVHPLLRPYESVMKVKAELCV; translated from the exons ATGGCGGCGGCGGGCGACGGTGGCGGGCGGGAGGCGGCCTGCGGGCACGACAGCTACCGCTCGCCGCTTGCCTCCCGTTATGCCAGCCCGGAGATGTGCTTCGTGTTTAGCGACAGGTACAAATTCCGGACCTGGCGGCAGCTCTGGCTGTGGCTGGCGGAAGCCGAGCAG ACATTGGGTTTGCCTATCACAGATGAACAAATCCAGGAGATGAAATCAAACCTGGACAACATTGACTTCAAGATGGCAGCTGAGGAAGAGAAGCAGTTACGACATGATGTGATGGCTCATGTGCACACGTTTGCCCACTGCTGCCCCAAAGCTGCTGGCATTATTCATCTTGGTGCCACCTCCTGCTATGTTGGAGACAATACA GACTTGATTATTCTTAGAAAGGCATTTGACCTGCTTTTGCCAAAG CTTGCCAGGGTGATCTCTCGGCTTGCCGACTTTGCCAAGGAACGAGCTGATCTTCCCACCTTAGGTTTCACACATTTCCA gCCTGCTCAGCTGACCACAGTTGGGAAACGTTGCTGTCTTTGGATTCAAGATCTTTGCATGGATATCCAGAACTTGAAGCGTGTCCGAGATGACCTGCGCTTCCGAGGAGTGAAGGGCACCACTGGCACCCAGGCCAGCTTCCTGCAGCTCTTCGAGGGAGATGACCAAAAG GTAGAGCAGCTTGACAAGATGGTGACAGAAAAGGCAGGATTTAAGAG GGCTTTCATCATCACAGGGCAGACCTATACACGAAAAATAGATATTGAGGTGCTGTCCGTGCTGGCCGGCTTGGGGGCATCGGTGCACAAG ATTTGTACTGACATACGACTCCTGGCAAGCCtcaaggagctggaggaacccTTTGAAAAACAGCAGATTG GCTCAAGTGCAATGCCATACAAGCGGAACCCTATGCGCTCAGAGCGGTGCTGCAGCCTGGCCCGTCACCTAATGACCCTTGTCATGGACCCGCTGCAGACAGCATCTGTGCAGTGGTTTGAACGCACACTGGATGATAGTGCCAACCG ACGAATGTGTTTGGCCGAGGGATTTCTCACTGCAGATACGATACTGAATACGCTGCAGAACATTTCTGAAGGCTTGGTGGTGTACCCCAGA GTAATTGAGCGGCGCATTCGGCAAGAGCTGCCTTTCATGGCCACAGAGAACATCATTATGGCCATGGTGAAAGCTGGAGGTAACCGCCAG GATTGCCATGAGAAAATCAGAGTGCTCTCCCATCAGGCAGCTGCTGTGGTCAAGCAGGAAGGGGGTGACAATGACCTCATAGAGCGTATCCAGGCTGATGCCTACTTCAGTCCCATCCACTCCCAGTTGGACCATTTACTGGATCCTTCTTCTTTCACCGGCCGTGCATCCCAGCAG GTACGGAGATTCTTAGAAGAGGAGGTGCATCCCCTGTTAAGACCATATGAAAGTGTAATGAAGGTGAAGGCAGAATTATGTGTGTAG
- the ADSL gene encoding adenylosuccinate lyase isoform X3 — translation MAAAGDGGGREAACGHDSYRSPLASRYASPEMCFVFSDRYKFRTWRQLWLWLAEAEQTLGLPITDEQIQEMKSNLDNIDFKMAAEEEKQLRHDVMAHVHTFAHCCPKAAGIIHLGATSCYVGDNTLARVISRLADFAKERADLPTLGFTHFQPAQLTTVGKRCCLWIQDLCMDIQNLKRVRDDLRFRGVKGTTGTQASFLQLFEGDDQKVEQLDKMVTEKAGFKRAFIITGQTYTRKIDIEVLSVLAGLGASVHKICTDIRLLASLKELEEPFEKQQIGSSAMPYKRNPMRSERCCSLARHLMTLVMDPLQTASVQWFERTLDDSANRRMCLAEGFLTADTILNTLQNISEGLVVYPRVIERRIRQELPFMATENIIMAMVKAGGNRQDCHEKIRVLSHQAAAVVKQEGGDNDLIERIQADAYFSPIHSQLDHLLDPSSFTGRASQQVRRFLEEEVHPLLRPYESVMKVKAELCV, via the exons ATGGCGGCGGCGGGCGACGGTGGCGGGCGGGAGGCGGCCTGCGGGCACGACAGCTACCGCTCGCCGCTTGCCTCCCGTTATGCCAGCCCGGAGATGTGCTTCGTGTTTAGCGACAGGTACAAATTCCGGACCTGGCGGCAGCTCTGGCTGTGGCTGGCGGAAGCCGAGCAG ACATTGGGTTTGCCTATCACAGATGAACAAATCCAGGAGATGAAATCAAACCTGGACAACATTGACTTCAAGATGGCAGCTGAGGAAGAGAAGCAGTTACGACATGATGTGATGGCTCATGTGCACACGTTTGCCCACTGCTGCCCCAAAGCTGCTGGCATTATTCATCTTGGTGCCACCTCCTGCTATGTTGGAGACAATACA CTTGCCAGGGTGATCTCTCGGCTTGCCGACTTTGCCAAGGAACGAGCTGATCTTCCCACCTTAGGTTTCACACATTTCCA gCCTGCTCAGCTGACCACAGTTGGGAAACGTTGCTGTCTTTGGATTCAAGATCTTTGCATGGATATCCAGAACTTGAAGCGTGTCCGAGATGACCTGCGCTTCCGAGGAGTGAAGGGCACCACTGGCACCCAGGCCAGCTTCCTGCAGCTCTTCGAGGGAGATGACCAAAAG GTAGAGCAGCTTGACAAGATGGTGACAGAAAAGGCAGGATTTAAGAG GGCTTTCATCATCACAGGGCAGACCTATACACGAAAAATAGATATTGAGGTGCTGTCCGTGCTGGCCGGCTTGGGGGCATCGGTGCACAAG ATTTGTACTGACATACGACTCCTGGCAAGCCtcaaggagctggaggaacccTTTGAAAAACAGCAGATTG GCTCAAGTGCAATGCCATACAAGCGGAACCCTATGCGCTCAGAGCGGTGCTGCAGCCTGGCCCGTCACCTAATGACCCTTGTCATGGACCCGCTGCAGACAGCATCTGTGCAGTGGTTTGAACGCACACTGGATGATAGTGCCAACCG ACGAATGTGTTTGGCCGAGGGATTTCTCACTGCAGATACGATACTGAATACGCTGCAGAACATTTCTGAAGGCTTGGTGGTGTACCCCAGA GTAATTGAGCGGCGCATTCGGCAAGAGCTGCCTTTCATGGCCACAGAGAACATCATTATGGCCATGGTGAAAGCTGGAGGTAACCGCCAG GATTGCCATGAGAAAATCAGAGTGCTCTCCCATCAGGCAGCTGCTGTGGTCAAGCAGGAAGGGGGTGACAATGACCTCATAGAGCGTATCCAGGCTGATGCCTACTTCAGTCCCATCCACTCCCAGTTGGACCATTTACTGGATCCTTCTTCTTTCACCGGCCGTGCATCCCAGCAG GTACGGAGATTCTTAGAAGAGGAGGTGCATCCCCTGTTAAGACCATATGAAAGTGTAATGAAGGTGAAGGCAGAATTATGTGTGTAG
- the ADSL gene encoding adenylosuccinate lyase isoform X2, whose product MAAAGDGGGREAACGHDSYRSPLASRYASPEMCFVFSDRYKFRTWRQLWLWLAEAEQTLGLPITDEQIQEMKSNLDNIDFKMAAEEEKQLRHDVMAHVHTFAHCCPKAAGIIHLGATSCYVGDNTDLIILRKAFDLLLPKLARVISRLADFAKERADLPTLGFTHFQPAQLTTVGKRCCLWIQDLCMDIQNLKRVRDDLRFRGVKGTTGTQASFLQLFEGDDQKVEQLDKMVTEKAGFKRAFIITGQTYTRKIDIEVLSVLAGLGASVHKICTDIRLLASLKELEEPFEKQQIGSSAMPYKRNPMRSERCCSLARHLMTLVMDPLQTASVQWFERTLDDSANRRMCLAEGFLTADTILNTLQNISEGLVVYPRVIERRIRQELPFMATENIIMAMVKAGGNRQAAAVVKQEGGDNDLIERIQADAYFSPIHSQLDHLLDPSSFTGRASQQVRRFLEEEVHPLLRPYESVMKVKAELCV is encoded by the exons ATGGCGGCGGCGGGCGACGGTGGCGGGCGGGAGGCGGCCTGCGGGCACGACAGCTACCGCTCGCCGCTTGCCTCCCGTTATGCCAGCCCGGAGATGTGCTTCGTGTTTAGCGACAGGTACAAATTCCGGACCTGGCGGCAGCTCTGGCTGTGGCTGGCGGAAGCCGAGCAG ACATTGGGTTTGCCTATCACAGATGAACAAATCCAGGAGATGAAATCAAACCTGGACAACATTGACTTCAAGATGGCAGCTGAGGAAGAGAAGCAGTTACGACATGATGTGATGGCTCATGTGCACACGTTTGCCCACTGCTGCCCCAAAGCTGCTGGCATTATTCATCTTGGTGCCACCTCCTGCTATGTTGGAGACAATACA GACTTGATTATTCTTAGAAAGGCATTTGACCTGCTTTTGCCAAAG CTTGCCAGGGTGATCTCTCGGCTTGCCGACTTTGCCAAGGAACGAGCTGATCTTCCCACCTTAGGTTTCACACATTTCCA gCCTGCTCAGCTGACCACAGTTGGGAAACGTTGCTGTCTTTGGATTCAAGATCTTTGCATGGATATCCAGAACTTGAAGCGTGTCCGAGATGACCTGCGCTTCCGAGGAGTGAAGGGCACCACTGGCACCCAGGCCAGCTTCCTGCAGCTCTTCGAGGGAGATGACCAAAAG GTAGAGCAGCTTGACAAGATGGTGACAGAAAAGGCAGGATTTAAGAG GGCTTTCATCATCACAGGGCAGACCTATACACGAAAAATAGATATTGAGGTGCTGTCCGTGCTGGCCGGCTTGGGGGCATCGGTGCACAAG ATTTGTACTGACATACGACTCCTGGCAAGCCtcaaggagctggaggaacccTTTGAAAAACAGCAGATTG GCTCAAGTGCAATGCCATACAAGCGGAACCCTATGCGCTCAGAGCGGTGCTGCAGCCTGGCCCGTCACCTAATGACCCTTGTCATGGACCCGCTGCAGACAGCATCTGTGCAGTGGTTTGAACGCACACTGGATGATAGTGCCAACCG ACGAATGTGTTTGGCCGAGGGATTTCTCACTGCAGATACGATACTGAATACGCTGCAGAACATTTCTGAAGGCTTGGTGGTGTACCCCAGA GTAATTGAGCGGCGCATTCGGCAAGAGCTGCCTTTCATGGCCACAGAGAACATCATTATGGCCATGGTGAAAGCTGGAGGTAACCGCCAG GCAGCTGCTGTGGTCAAGCAGGAAGGGGGTGACAATGACCTCATAGAGCGTATCCAGGCTGATGCCTACTTCAGTCCCATCCACTCCCAGTTGGACCATTTACTGGATCCTTCTTCTTTCACCGGCCGTGCATCCCAGCAG GTACGGAGATTCTTAGAAGAGGAGGTGCATCCCCTGTTAAGACCATATGAAAGTGTAATGAAGGTGAAGGCAGAATTATGTGTGTAG
- the ADSL gene encoding adenylosuccinate lyase isoform X4: MKSNLDNIDFKMAAEEEKQLRHDVMAHVHTFAHCCPKAAGIIHLGATSCYVGDNTDLIILRKAFDLLLPKLARVISRLADFAKERADLPTLGFTHFQPAQLTTVGKRCCLWIQDLCMDIQNLKRVRDDLRFRGVKGTTGTQASFLQLFEGDDQKVEQLDKMVTEKAGFKRAFIITGQTYTRKIDIEVLSVLAGLGASVHKICTDIRLLASLKELEEPFEKQQIGSSAMPYKRNPMRSERCCSLARHLMTLVMDPLQTASVQWFERTLDDSANRRMCLAEGFLTADTILNTLQNISEGLVVYPRVIERRIRQELPFMATENIIMAMVKAGGNRQDCHEKIRVLSHQAAAVVKQEGGDNDLIERIQADAYFSPIHSQLDHLLDPSSFTGRASQQVRRFLEEEVHPLLRPYESVMKVKAELCV, translated from the exons ATGAAATCAAACCTGGACAACATTGACTTCAAGATGGCAGCTGAGGAAGAGAAGCAGTTACGACATGATGTGATGGCTCATGTGCACACGTTTGCCCACTGCTGCCCCAAAGCTGCTGGCATTATTCATCTTGGTGCCACCTCCTGCTATGTTGGAGACAATACA GACTTGATTATTCTTAGAAAGGCATTTGACCTGCTTTTGCCAAAG CTTGCCAGGGTGATCTCTCGGCTTGCCGACTTTGCCAAGGAACGAGCTGATCTTCCCACCTTAGGTTTCACACATTTCCA gCCTGCTCAGCTGACCACAGTTGGGAAACGTTGCTGTCTTTGGATTCAAGATCTTTGCATGGATATCCAGAACTTGAAGCGTGTCCGAGATGACCTGCGCTTCCGAGGAGTGAAGGGCACCACTGGCACCCAGGCCAGCTTCCTGCAGCTCTTCGAGGGAGATGACCAAAAG GTAGAGCAGCTTGACAAGATGGTGACAGAAAAGGCAGGATTTAAGAG GGCTTTCATCATCACAGGGCAGACCTATACACGAAAAATAGATATTGAGGTGCTGTCCGTGCTGGCCGGCTTGGGGGCATCGGTGCACAAG ATTTGTACTGACATACGACTCCTGGCAAGCCtcaaggagctggaggaacccTTTGAAAAACAGCAGATTG GCTCAAGTGCAATGCCATACAAGCGGAACCCTATGCGCTCAGAGCGGTGCTGCAGCCTGGCCCGTCACCTAATGACCCTTGTCATGGACCCGCTGCAGACAGCATCTGTGCAGTGGTTTGAACGCACACTGGATGATAGTGCCAACCG ACGAATGTGTTTGGCCGAGGGATTTCTCACTGCAGATACGATACTGAATACGCTGCAGAACATTTCTGAAGGCTTGGTGGTGTACCCCAGA GTAATTGAGCGGCGCATTCGGCAAGAGCTGCCTTTCATGGCCACAGAGAACATCATTATGGCCATGGTGAAAGCTGGAGGTAACCGCCAG GATTGCCATGAGAAAATCAGAGTGCTCTCCCATCAGGCAGCTGCTGTGGTCAAGCAGGAAGGGGGTGACAATGACCTCATAGAGCGTATCCAGGCTGATGCCTACTTCAGTCCCATCCACTCCCAGTTGGACCATTTACTGGATCCTTCTTCTTTCACCGGCCGTGCATCCCAGCAG GTACGGAGATTCTTAGAAGAGGAGGTGCATCCCCTGTTAAGACCATATGAAAGTGTAATGAAGGTGAAGGCAGAATTATGTGTGTAG